One Streptomyces sp. SAI-135 DNA segment encodes these proteins:
- a CDS encoding resuscitation-promoting factor: MSSSQYETTYEPYESYGPTEPYDPPAYGGWDTPPTGPHTADTLPYGVYGTPVPPYEDTYRPAYEAPGSELPTVPGVRAGAGRRAARRRRARYAERPDGAAMRRLLPQALVVAFLAGGTTAFVAKDKAIELTVDGKPRTLHTFADDVTELLAEEGVEVGAHDVVAPAPGEQLASGDEVAVRYGRPVRLTLDGHRREVWTTARTVDAALEQLGVRAEGAYLSTSRSRRIGREGLALDVRTERSVTIMADGRARTIRTNAATVAEAVEQAGVTLSGMDTTSVAPGSFPREGQTVTVLRITGSKEVREEQIPYREQRSEDDSLFKGTEVVEQAGAPGVRRVTYSLRTVNGVRQKPRRTRVEVVREPRTQIVRVGTRPMPTSVRGADHLNWQGLAVCESGGRPNAVDPSGTYGGLYQFDTRTWQGLGGSGRPQDAPAAEQTFRAKKLYVRRGASPWPHCGGRLQG; the protein is encoded by the coding sequence GTGAGCAGCTCGCAGTACGAGACGACATACGAGCCGTACGAGTCCTACGGCCCGACCGAGCCGTACGACCCACCGGCGTACGGCGGTTGGGACACGCCCCCCACCGGCCCGCACACCGCGGACACGCTCCCGTACGGGGTGTACGGGACGCCGGTCCCGCCGTACGAGGACACCTACCGGCCCGCCTACGAGGCGCCCGGTTCCGAGCTGCCGACCGTGCCCGGAGTGCGTGCCGGAGCGGGGCGGCGGGCCGCGCGCCGGCGCCGGGCGCGGTACGCGGAACGGCCGGACGGGGCGGCGATGAGACGGCTGCTCCCGCAGGCACTGGTGGTCGCGTTCCTCGCCGGCGGCACCACCGCGTTCGTCGCCAAGGACAAGGCGATCGAGCTCACCGTCGACGGCAAGCCCCGGACGCTGCACACCTTCGCCGACGACGTGACCGAACTGCTCGCCGAGGAGGGGGTCGAGGTGGGGGCGCACGACGTGGTCGCGCCCGCCCCCGGCGAACAGCTCGCCAGCGGCGACGAGGTCGCGGTGCGCTACGGCCGCCCCGTGCGGCTCACGCTCGACGGGCACCGGCGTGAGGTGTGGACCACGGCCCGCACGGTCGACGCGGCGCTCGAACAGCTCGGCGTGCGCGCCGAGGGCGCCTACCTGTCCACCTCGCGCTCCCGGCGGATCGGGCGGGAGGGGCTCGCGCTGGACGTGCGCACCGAACGCTCCGTGACGATCATGGCCGACGGCCGGGCACGGACGATCCGCACGAACGCGGCGACCGTGGCGGAGGCCGTCGAGCAGGCCGGGGTCACGCTGAGCGGGATGGACACCACCTCGGTGGCGCCGGGCAGCTTCCCCCGCGAGGGCCAGACCGTCACGGTGCTGCGGATCACGGGGTCGAAGGAGGTGCGCGAGGAGCAGATCCCCTACCGGGAGCAGCGGAGCGAGGACGACTCCCTCTTCAAGGGCACGGAGGTCGTGGAGCAGGCCGGGGCACCGGGCGTGCGGCGGGTCACGTACTCCCTGCGGACCGTCAACGGGGTGCGACAGAAACCGCGCCGGACCAGGGTCGAGGTGGTCCGGGAACCCCGCACCCAGATCGTGCGCGTCGGCACCAGGCCGATGCCCACCTCCGTGCGGGGCGCGGACCACCTGAACTGGCAGGGCCTCGCCGTCTGCGAGTCCGGCGGCCGTCCGAACGCGGTGGACCCGTCGGGCACGTACGGCGGCCTCTACCAGTTCGACACGCGGACCTGGCAGGGCCTCGGGGGCTCCGGCCGCCCGCAGGACGCACCGGCGGCGGAGCAGACCTTCCGGGCGAAGAAGCTGTACGTACGGCGGGGAGCGAGCCCTTGGCCGCACTGCGGCGGCCGTCTGCAGGGATGA
- a CDS encoding TatD family hydrolase produces MPSNSPREKNAAPPLPEPLRVPVADSHTHLDMQDGTVEEGLAKAASVGVTTVVQVGCDVRGSRWAAETAARYDAVHATVALHPNEAPRIVHGDPDGWSRQGARRAGGTGALDEALAEIDRLAALPQVKGVGETGLDHFRTGPEGKEAQEASFRAHIEMAKRHGKALVIHDRDAHDDVLRVLKEEGAPERTVFHCYSGDAEMAEVCAREGYFMSFAGNVTFKNAQNLRDAVAVAPLELLLVETDAPFLTPAPYRGRPNAPYLIPVTVRAMAAVRGIDEDALATALAANTARAFGY; encoded by the coding sequence ATGCCTTCGAACAGCCCCCGCGAGAAGAACGCGGCCCCGCCGCTCCCGGAACCGCTGCGGGTACCGGTCGCCGACTCCCACACCCACCTGGACATGCAGGACGGGACCGTGGAGGAGGGGCTCGCCAAAGCCGCGTCGGTCGGGGTGACCACGGTCGTCCAGGTCGGCTGCGACGTACGGGGCTCCCGCTGGGCCGCCGAGACGGCGGCCCGGTACGACGCCGTCCACGCCACCGTCGCGCTGCACCCCAACGAGGCGCCCCGGATCGTCCACGGCGACCCCGACGGCTGGTCCCGGCAGGGCGCGCGCCGGGCCGGCGGCACCGGGGCGCTCGACGAGGCGCTCGCGGAGATCGACCGTCTGGCCGCACTCCCGCAGGTCAAGGGCGTCGGCGAGACCGGCCTCGACCACTTCCGCACCGGGCCCGAGGGCAAGGAGGCGCAGGAGGCGTCCTTCCGCGCCCACATCGAGATGGCCAAGCGGCACGGCAAGGCGCTCGTCATCCACGACCGCGACGCCCACGACGACGTGCTGCGCGTCCTCAAGGAGGAAGGTGCCCCCGAGCGGACCGTCTTCCACTGCTACTCCGGCGACGCGGAGATGGCCGAAGTGTGCGCCCGCGAGGGCTACTTCATGTCCTTCGCCGGCAACGTCACCTTCAAGAACGCCCAGAACCTGCGGGACGCGGTGGCCGTGGCCCCCCTCGAACTCCTCCTCGTGGAGACCGACGCGCCCTTCCTGACGCCGGCGCCGTACCGCGGACGGCCCAACGCCCCCTATCTCATTCCGGTCACGGTGCGCGCCATGGCCGCCGTGCGCGGCATCGACGAGGACGCCTTGGCCACGGCACTCGCCGCGAACACCGCACGCGCCTTCGGGTACTGA
- the rsmI gene encoding 16S rRNA (cytidine(1402)-2'-O)-methyltransferase has product MTGTLVLAGTPIGDIADAPPRLAAELTAADVVAAEDTRRLRRLTQGLGVTPKGRIVSYFEGNEAARTPELVEELLGGARVLLVTDAGMPSVSDPGYRLVAAAVEKDVRVTAVPGPSAVLTALALSGLPVDRFCFEGFLPRKAGERLSRLREVAEERRTLVYFEAPHRLDDTLAAMAEVFGADRRAAVCRELTKTYEEVKRGALGTLAEWAADGVRGEITVVVEGAPEKGAGEIDDTELVRRVRVREEAGERRKEAIAAVAVEAGVPKRVVFDAVVAAKNAPSPGAGRGGSHPL; this is encoded by the coding sequence GTGACTGGAACCCTTGTCCTCGCAGGCACCCCCATCGGCGACATCGCGGACGCCCCACCCCGGCTCGCGGCGGAACTGACCGCGGCCGACGTGGTCGCGGCCGAGGACACCCGGCGGCTGCGGCGGCTGACGCAGGGGCTCGGCGTGACGCCCAAGGGGCGGATCGTGTCGTACTTCGAGGGCAACGAGGCCGCCCGCACCCCCGAACTCGTCGAGGAACTCCTCGGCGGCGCCCGCGTGCTGCTCGTCACCGACGCCGGGATGCCGTCGGTGTCCGACCCCGGGTACCGGCTGGTCGCCGCGGCCGTGGAGAAGGACGTCCGGGTCACCGCCGTACCGGGACCGTCCGCCGTCCTCACCGCGCTCGCCCTGTCCGGGCTGCCCGTCGACCGGTTCTGCTTCGAGGGGTTCCTGCCGCGCAAGGCCGGCGAGCGGCTGTCGCGGCTGAGGGAGGTCGCCGAGGAGCGGCGCACCCTGGTGTACTTCGAGGCTCCCCACCGGCTCGACGACACCCTCGCGGCCATGGCCGAGGTGTTCGGCGCGGACCGGCGGGCCGCCGTGTGCCGGGAGTTGACCAAGACGTACGAGGAGGTCAAGCGGGGGGCGCTGGGCACACTCGCAGAGTGGGCCGCGGACGGGGTCCGAGGGGAGATCACCGTCGTCGTCGAGGGGGCGCCCGAGAAGGGGGCCGGGGAGATCGACGACACGGAACTGGTGCGCCGGGTGCGGGTGCGCGAGGAGGCGGGGGAGCGGCGCAAGGAGGCGATCGCCGCCGTGGCCGTGGAGGCGGGCGTCCCCAAGAGGGTGGTGTTCGATGCGGTCGTCGCCGCGAAGAACGCCCCCTCCCCGGGTGCCGGACGAGGTGGGTCACACCCCCTCTGA
- a CDS encoding phospholipid carrier-dependent glycosyltransferase: protein MTSTASSMDTRQDQAPQDRRPSWQQRLRRFGYAPEARGDVRERLVPPFVAPSPRMWQVLGVPGALAERVTRWSGWLGPLLVTLVAGVMRFWNLGSPKKVIFDETYYAKDAWALVHRGFELSWGKNVDSQILSSNGHVALPTDAAYVVHPPVGKYVIGLGELMFGFDPFGWRFMTALLGTLSVLIVCRVGRRIFRSTFLGCLAGALMTVDGLAFVMARTALLDGVLMFFVLAAFACLVIDRDRAREKLAAALPVDSHGLVRPDAHVADTLRLGWRPYRWLAGLLLGLAIGTKWNGLFFLIAFGVMTVLWDVGSRRVAGARRPYEAVLKYDLGIAFLAMVPVAVVTYVTSWIGWILSPADGTGGYYRNWAATDGKGGSWTFLPDWWRSLIHYEHEVYKFNVGLSSPHTYMSNPWSWIVDGRPVSYFYESPAPGTDGCPVDAGGKCAREVLAIGTPLLWWAACFAILYVLWRWFFRRDWRAGAIACGIAAGYLPWFNYQERTIFFFYTIVFLPFLCLAVAMLVGALVGPPRASDTRRVAGATAAGVLVLLIAWNFIYFWPLYTGTSIPIDDWRSRMWLDTWV, encoded by the coding sequence GTGACCAGTACCGCGTCCTCCATGGACACCCGGCAGGACCAGGCCCCCCAGGACCGGCGGCCGTCGTGGCAGCAGAGGCTGCGCCGTTTCGGCTACGCGCCCGAGGCCAGAGGCGACGTGCGCGAGCGCCTGGTCCCGCCCTTCGTGGCACCCAGTCCCCGGATGTGGCAGGTCCTGGGCGTGCCCGGGGCGCTCGCCGAGCGGGTCACGCGCTGGTCGGGCTGGCTGGGGCCGCTGCTGGTGACGCTGGTGGCGGGGGTGATGCGGTTCTGGAACCTGGGCAGCCCCAAGAAGGTGATATTCGACGAGACGTACTACGCCAAGGACGCGTGGGCGCTCGTCCACCGCGGCTTCGAGCTCAGCTGGGGCAAGAACGTCGACAGCCAGATCCTGTCCTCGAACGGGCATGTGGCGCTGCCGACGGACGCCGCCTATGTGGTGCATCCGCCGGTCGGCAAGTACGTCATCGGGCTCGGCGAGCTGATGTTCGGGTTCGACCCGTTCGGCTGGCGGTTCATGACGGCGCTGCTGGGGACGCTGTCGGTGCTGATCGTGTGCCGGGTGGGCCGCCGGATCTTCCGCTCCACCTTCCTCGGCTGCCTGGCGGGCGCGCTGATGACCGTGGACGGCCTGGCCTTCGTGATGGCGCGGACCGCCCTGCTCGACGGCGTGCTGATGTTCTTCGTGCTGGCCGCGTTCGCCTGTCTGGTCATCGACCGCGACCGGGCCCGGGAGAAACTCGCGGCCGCGCTGCCGGTCGACTCCCACGGCCTCGTGCGCCCCGACGCGCACGTCGCGGACACCCTGCGCCTGGGATGGCGCCCCTACCGCTGGCTCGCGGGCCTGCTCCTTGGCCTGGCCATCGGCACCAAGTGGAACGGGCTGTTCTTCCTCATCGCGTTCGGCGTCATGACGGTGCTGTGGGACGTCGGCTCCCGCAGGGTCGCGGGCGCCCGGCGCCCCTACGAGGCGGTCCTCAAGTACGACCTGGGCATCGCGTTCCTGGCGATGGTGCCGGTCGCGGTCGTCACCTACGTCACCTCGTGGATCGGCTGGATCCTCTCCCCCGCGGACGGCACCGGCGGCTACTACCGCAACTGGGCGGCGACCGACGGCAAGGGCGGCAGCTGGACCTTCCTGCCCGACTGGTGGCGCAGCCTGATCCACTACGAGCACGAGGTCTACAAGTTCAACGTCGGCCTGTCCTCGCCGCACACGTACATGTCCAACCCGTGGAGCTGGATCGTCGACGGCCGCCCGGTCTCGTACTTCTACGAGTCCCCCGCGCCCGGCACCGACGGCTGCCCGGTCGACGCGGGCGGGAAGTGCGCCCGGGAGGTCCTGGCCATCGGCACGCCCCTGCTGTGGTGGGCGGCCTGCTTCGCGATCCTGTACGTCCTGTGGCGCTGGTTCTTCCGCCGCGACTGGCGGGCGGGCGCCATCGCCTGCGGTATCGCGGCCGGGTACCTGCCCTGGTTCAACTACCAGGAACGGACGATCTTCTTCTTCTACACGATCGTCTTCCTGCCCTTCCTCTGTCTGGCCGTCGCGATGCTCGTCGGCGCCCTCGTCGGACCGCCCCGCGCCTCCGACACCCGCCGCGTGGCGGGCGCCACGGCGGCAGGCGTGCTGGTCCTCCTGATCGCCTGGAACTTCATCTACTTCTGGCCGCTGTACACCGGCACCAGCATCCCGATCGACGACTGGAGGTCGCGGATGTGGCTGGACACCTGGGTCTAG
- a CDS encoding penicillin-binding transpeptidase domain-containing protein, protein MAKGVKVAVVSTVFAVMVGGAGYGAYNFVSALSDDGSGGVGEAKRSGPPTADEIEKTSKDFFAAWQKGDAASAAALTNNGTAAEVLLAAYGTDAHIGQVRITPGKATGATVPYSVRATVSYDGKSKPLAYRSELTVVRGVTTGKALVDWQPSVVYPKLQRDDRLVTGESANPSIEAVDRNGKVLTKEKYPSLGPVLDALREKYGDKAGGTPGVELVIKHPDETPDTSLLTLSEGRAGKLETTLSATAQAAAEKAVKLYRQSSVVAVKPSTGEVLAVANNRTDAFNAAFEGTKAPGSTMKIITAAMLIDNGVTSMNGPAPCPPDAVWQGQTFKNLTGMEPNEGATLANSFMRSCNTAFIKLIDEKPLTDESLTLEAQNRFGIGEDWKTGIVSFDGRVPAVSGPDRAANAIGQGQVQMNPLNMASVTATAITGAFRQPYLVSPKLDDRELATAKGLPYNTASQLRQMMRLTATQGTGARAMAGLGGDIGAKTGSAEVDGQQASNSWFTGFRNDVAAAAMTEEGGHGGDAAGPIVAAVLRAAG, encoded by the coding sequence ATGGCCAAGGGGGTGAAGGTCGCTGTCGTCAGCACGGTGTTCGCCGTGATGGTCGGCGGGGCCGGGTACGGCGCGTACAACTTCGTCTCGGCGCTGAGCGACGACGGGAGCGGCGGGGTCGGGGAGGCCAAGCGGAGCGGGCCGCCCACCGCCGACGAGATCGAGAAGACCTCCAAGGACTTCTTCGCCGCCTGGCAGAAGGGCGACGCGGCGAGCGCGGCCGCGCTGACGAACAACGGCACGGCGGCCGAGGTCCTGCTGGCGGCCTACGGTACGGACGCCCACATCGGCCAGGTGCGGATCACGCCCGGCAAGGCGACCGGCGCCACCGTGCCGTACAGCGTGAGGGCGACGGTGTCGTACGACGGCAAGTCGAAGCCGCTGGCGTACCGCAGCGAGCTGACCGTCGTGCGCGGGGTGACCACCGGCAAGGCGCTCGTCGACTGGCAGCCCTCCGTGGTGTACCCGAAGCTTCAGCGGGACGACCGGCTGGTCACCGGCGAGTCCGCGAACCCCTCCATCGAGGCGGTGGACCGCAACGGCAAGGTGCTGACCAAGGAGAAGTATCCCTCGCTGGGCCCGGTCCTGGACGCGCTGCGCGAGAAGTACGGGGACAAGGCCGGCGGCACTCCCGGTGTCGAGCTGGTCATCAAGCACCCCGACGAGACGCCCGACACCTCGCTGCTCACCCTGTCCGAGGGCAGGGCGGGCAAGCTGGAGACTACGCTCAGCGCGACCGCCCAGGCGGCCGCCGAGAAGGCCGTGAAGCTGTACCGCCAGTCGTCGGTCGTCGCCGTCAAGCCCAGCACCGGTGAGGTGCTGGCCGTGGCCAACAACCGCACCGACGCCTTCAACGCGGCCTTCGAGGGCACCAAGGCCCCCGGCTCCACCATGAAGATCATCACCGCGGCGATGCTCATCGACAACGGCGTGACCTCGATGAACGGCCCTGCGCCCTGTCCGCCCGACGCCGTGTGGCAGGGGCAGACCTTCAAGAACCTCACCGGCATGGAGCCCAACGAGGGCGCCACCCTCGCCAACAGCTTCATGCGGTCCTGCAACACCGCCTTCATCAAGCTCATCGACGAGAAGCCGCTCACCGACGAGTCGCTGACGCTGGAGGCGCAGAACCGCTTCGGCATCGGCGAGGACTGGAAGACCGGCATCGTCTCCTTCGACGGCAGGGTTCCCGCCGTCAGCGGCCCGGACCGCGCGGCCAACGCGATAGGCCAGGGCCAGGTCCAGATGAACCCGCTCAACATGGCGTCGGTCACGGCCACCGCGATCACCGGCGCCTTCCGCCAGCCCTACCTCGTCTCGCCGAAGCTCGACGACCGCGAGCTGGCCACCGCCAAGGGGCTGCCGTACAACACCGCCTCCCAGCTCAGGCAGATGATGCGGCTGACGGCGACCCAGGGCACGGGGGCCAGGGCGATGGCCGGTTTGGGCGGGGACATCGGTGCCAAGACCGGGTCCGCCGAGGTCGACGGACAGCAGGCGTCCAACAGCTGGTTCACCGGTTTCCGCAACGATGTGGCGGCGGCGGCCATGACCGAGGAGGGCGGCCACGGCGGCGACGCGGCGGGCCCGATTGTCGCAGCTGTGCTACGAGCCGCGGGCTGA
- a CDS encoding penicillin-binding transpeptidase domain-containing protein — translation MGNRRRVAERRKTRPAVVGGLIAVAVAGAGLGGYALYGAGAAADDRTQNTSAAEDQKPKVKTGPLSAAEVTTTATTFLTSWQQGKVTAAAAATSDTKAAAALLTGYTKDARITGVTLTPGTRTGGKVPFSVKATVTYKGISKPLAYASSLTVVRDTATGKPQVDWTASVVHPDLKDGDTLVTGESGTPPIKAVDRDGGEITEDRYPSLGTVLDGLREKYGKKAGGKAGVELRVIRAKDSKSSDKTLVELSKGTPGTVKTTLSPTLQAAAEAQVAKRARSSVVVLRPSTGEILAVANASHGFNTAFQGSLAPGSTMKVVTSSLLIEKGLASADKEHPCPKYFTYGGWKFQNDDKFEIKGGTFKASFARSCNTAFISQAGKLDNDSLTEQAQQVFGLSLNNWAIGVPSFDGSVPVQSAAQKAAELIGQGGVRMNPLNMASVSATVQSGTFRQPYLVSPSVDHRTLATASRTMSSGTLSQLRELMAYTAGYGTAAEAMSGVYGNVGAKTGSAEVDGQKKPNGWFTAYRGDLAAAGVVQAGGHGGDTAGPIVAALLKLGG, via the coding sequence GTGGGTAACAGAAGGCGCGTCGCCGAGCGACGGAAGACCAGGCCCGCCGTGGTCGGCGGGCTGATCGCCGTGGCCGTCGCGGGCGCGGGCCTCGGCGGCTACGCGCTGTACGGCGCCGGGGCCGCGGCCGACGACCGGACGCAGAACACGTCCGCCGCCGAGGACCAGAAGCCGAAGGTCAAGACCGGTCCGCTGTCGGCGGCCGAGGTCACCACCACCGCGACCACGTTCCTGACCTCCTGGCAGCAGGGCAAGGTGACCGCGGCGGCCGCCGCGACCAGCGACACGAAGGCCGCCGCCGCGCTCCTCACCGGCTACACCAAGGACGCCCGCATCACCGGCGTCACCCTCACCCCGGGCACCCGCACCGGCGGCAAGGTCCCCTTCTCCGTGAAGGCGACGGTGACGTACAAGGGCATCAGCAAGCCGCTCGCGTACGCCAGTTCGCTGACCGTCGTCCGTGACACCGCCACCGGGAAGCCGCAGGTCGACTGGACCGCCTCGGTCGTCCACCCCGACCTGAAGGACGGCGACACCCTGGTCACCGGCGAGTCCGGGACCCCGCCGATCAAGGCGGTCGACCGGGACGGCGGCGAGATCACCGAGGACAGGTACCCCTCGCTCGGCACGGTCCTGGACGGGCTGCGCGAGAAGTACGGCAAGAAGGCCGGCGGCAAGGCGGGCGTCGAACTGCGGGTGATCCGCGCGAAGGACAGCAAGTCGTCCGACAAGACCCTGGTCGAGCTCAGCAAGGGCACCCCGGGCACCGTGAAGACCACCCTGAGCCCGACGCTCCAGGCGGCGGCCGAGGCGCAGGTCGCCAAGCGGGCGCGGTCCTCCGTCGTGGTCCTGCGTCCGTCGACCGGCGAGATCCTCGCGGTGGCCAACGCGAGCCACGGCTTCAACACCGCCTTCCAGGGCTCCCTGGCCCCGGGCTCCACGATGAAGGTCGTCACCTCCTCGCTGCTGATCGAGAAGGGCCTCGCCTCGGCGGACAAGGAGCACCCCTGCCCGAAGTACTTCACGTACGGCGGCTGGAAGTTCCAGAACGACGACAAGTTCGAGATCAAGGGCGGCACCTTCAAGGCGAGCTTCGCCCGCTCCTGCAACACCGCCTTCATCAGCCAGGCGGGCAAGCTGGACAACGACAGCCTGACCGAGCAGGCCCAGCAGGTCTTCGGTCTGTCGCTGAACAACTGGGCGATCGGCGTCCCGTCCTTCGACGGGTCGGTGCCGGTGCAGAGCGCGGCCCAGAAGGCGGCCGAGCTCATCGGCCAGGGCGGGGTCCGGATGAACCCGCTGAACATGGCGTCGGTCTCCGCCACCGTCCAGTCGGGCACCTTCAGGCAGCCCTACCTGGTGTCCCCGAGCGTCGACCACCGCACGCTGGCCACCGCCTCGCGCACGATGTCCTCGGGCACGCTGTCGCAGCTGCGCGAGCTGATGGCGTACACGGCGGGCTACGGCACGGCGGCCGAGGCGATGTCCGGGGTGTACGGCAACGTCGGCGCGAAGACCGGCTCCGCCGAGGTGGACGGCCAGAAGAAGCCGAACGGCTGGTTCACCGCCTACCGGGGCGACCTCGCGGCCGCGGGCGTGGTCCAGGCGGGCGGCCACGGCGGCGACACGGCGGGCCCGATCGTGGCGGCCCTGCTGAAGCTGGGCGGCTAG
- a CDS encoding SsgA family sporulation/cell division regulator yields the protein MSVVEQYARAHIVSDADIAQDESVPVVLRYDPDTDPRSVRVGLPGTHEWTFSRALLEQGLRAPAGSGEVRVWPCGRVQAVLEFHSPQGVSVVQFEQKALLRFLRRTYMAAAPAAPAAPVVRR from the coding sequence ATGTCTGTAGTCGAACAGTACGCGCGAGCCCACATCGTTTCGGACGCGGACATCGCGCAGGACGAGTCGGTCCCGGTGGTCCTGCGCTACGACCCCGACACCGACCCGCGCTCGGTACGGGTCGGCCTGCCGGGCACCCACGAGTGGACCTTCTCGCGGGCGCTGCTGGAGCAGGGACTCAGGGCCCCGGCCGGCAGCGGCGAGGTGCGGGTGTGGCCGTGCGGACGGGTGCAGGCCGTGCTGGAGTTCCACTCGCCGCAGGGCGTGTCGGTGGTGCAGTTCGAGCAGAAGGCCCTGCTCAGGTTCCTGCGGCGGACCTACATGGCCGCCGCACCCGCCGCTCCCGCCGCACCCGTGGTGCGCCGCTGA
- a CDS encoding energy-coupling factor ABC transporter permease, whose product MHVPDGFIDAPLSAATGVVAAAAVAVSLRGARRELDERTAPLAGLVAAFIFAVQMLNFPVAAGTSGHLLGGALAAILVGPYTGVLCVSVVLLMQGILFADGGLTALGVNITDMAVVTTVVAYAVFRGLVKVLPRRRGAITAASFVAAVLSVPAAAAAFTLIYAVGGTTDVSIGKVATAMIGVHVLIGIGEAAITALTVGAVVAVRPDLVYGARGLRQKLKLRVGGELVDVPDTAPAAARSPRKVWITGLVASLVLAGFVSFYASASPDGLEKVAADKGIDAKTEKHATADSPLADYGVKDVGNARLSGGLAGVIGVGVTVVAGTGVFWAVRRRRTADVSPASTSSV is encoded by the coding sequence GTGCATGTCCCTGACGGATTCATAGACGCCCCCCTCTCGGCAGCGACCGGAGTCGTCGCCGCGGCCGCCGTCGCGGTGAGCCTGCGCGGTGCCCGCCGTGAGCTCGACGAACGCACCGCTCCCCTGGCGGGCCTGGTCGCGGCGTTCATCTTCGCCGTGCAGATGCTGAACTTCCCCGTCGCCGCGGGGACCAGCGGACATCTGCTCGGCGGTGCGCTGGCCGCGATCCTCGTGGGCCCCTACACCGGTGTCCTCTGCGTCTCGGTGGTCCTGCTCATGCAGGGCATCCTGTTCGCGGACGGCGGCCTGACCGCGCTCGGCGTGAACATCACCGACATGGCCGTGGTCACGACGGTCGTGGCGTACGCCGTCTTCCGCGGGCTGGTCAAGGTGCTTCCGCGCAGGCGCGGTGCGATCACCGCCGCCTCCTTCGTGGCCGCCGTGCTCTCCGTGCCCGCCGCGGCCGCCGCCTTCACCCTGATCTACGCCGTCGGCGGCACCACCGACGTCTCCATCGGCAAGGTCGCCACCGCGATGATCGGCGTCCACGTCCTCATCGGCATCGGCGAGGCGGCCATCACCGCGCTGACGGTCGGTGCCGTCGTCGCCGTACGCCCCGACCTGGTGTACGGCGCGCGGGGGCTCCGGCAGAAGCTCAAGCTGCGGGTCGGCGGCGAGCTGGTCGACGTGCCGGACACCGCGCCGGCCGCCGCCCGCTCCCCCCGCAAGGTCTGGATCACGGGGCTCGTCGCCTCCCTGGTCCTCGCCGGGTTCGTCAGCTTCTACGCCTCCGCCAGCCCCGACGGTCTGGAGAAGGTCGCCGCCGACAAGGGCATCGACGCGAAGACCGAGAAGCACGCCACGGCGGACTCCCCGCTCGCCGACTACGGCGTGAAGGACGTCGGGAACGCCCGCCTGTCCGGGGGGCTGGCGGGCGTGATCGGCGTCGGCGTGACCGTGGTCGCGGGCACCGGCGTCTTCTGGGCGGTCCGCAGGCGTCGTACGGCCGACGTCTCACCGGCGAGCACGAGCAGCGTCTGA
- the cbiQ gene encoding cobalt ECF transporter T component CbiQ has protein sequence MGAGHAHRLYRHGHSPVHALPPHTKLAAAFAFVVVVVSTPREAMWAFGLYAVLLGLVAYASRVPAGFLLKRLLIEVPFVAFAVLMPFVAEGERVEVLGMSLSVSGLWGAWNVLAKGTLGVAASVLLASTTELRELLLGLQRLRLPPLLVQIASFMIRYGDVITDEMRRMRIARESRGFAASGVRHWGVLAKSAGALFIRSYERGERVHLAMVSRGYAGSMPVIDEVTASRAQWSYALALPVAALVVCVLGWTL, from the coding sequence ATGGGGGCCGGGCACGCACATCGGCTGTACCGGCACGGGCACTCCCCCGTGCACGCCCTGCCGCCGCACACCAAACTCGCGGCCGCCTTCGCCTTCGTCGTGGTCGTCGTCTCGACCCCGCGCGAGGCGATGTGGGCGTTCGGCCTGTACGCCGTCCTCCTGGGCCTCGTCGCGTACGCCTCCCGCGTCCCGGCCGGCTTCCTGCTGAAGCGGCTGCTGATCGAGGTGCCGTTCGTGGCGTTCGCGGTGCTCATGCCGTTCGTCGCGGAGGGCGAGCGGGTCGAGGTGCTCGGGATGTCCCTGAGCGTCAGCGGCCTGTGGGGCGCCTGGAACGTCCTCGCCAAGGGCACGCTCGGCGTCGCCGCGTCGGTGCTGCTCGCCTCCACCACCGAACTGCGCGAACTGCTCCTCGGCCTGCAACGGCTCAGGCTCCCGCCGCTCCTCGTCCAGATCGCCTCCTTCATGATCCGCTACGGCGATGTCATCACCGACGAGATGCGGCGGATGCGGATCGCGCGGGAGTCGCGGGGGTTCGCGGCGAGCGGTGTCAGGCACTGGGGTGTCCTCGCGAAGTCGGCCGGCGCGCTGTTCATCCGCTCCTACGAGCGCGGCGAGCGGGTGCACCTGGCCATGGTCAGCCGCGGTTACGCCGGCTCGATGCCGGTCATCGACGAGGTGACCGCGTCCCGGGCGCAGTGGTCGTACGCCCTCGCGCTGCCCGTCGCCGCCCTCGTCGTCTGCGTGTTGGGATGGACCCTGTGA